A genomic segment from Coccinella septempunctata chromosome 3, icCocSept1.1, whole genome shotgun sequence encodes:
- the LOC123309489 gene encoding uncharacterized protein LOC123309489, with protein sequence MKLQGLAVLLLAGLVLAEKKEETKSAESSDKKQNKRGLFDLGYGGGHGFDLGGSHGIELGGHGLDLGSSYGGGSSFGGGSSYGGGSDFHGDIKHVTTITKKVPYPVPHPVPYTVEKKVPVPYTVKVPVPVDRPYPVHVPKPYPVTVHKPVPYTVEKPVPYPVKVEVKVPVKVPYPVSVPKPYPVTVNQPYPVHVKVPVVVEKKVPIYVKGHGSFDEHYGGSYGHGGFDFGSFHHGLAVLLLAGLVLAEKKEETKSVESSDKKQNKRGLFDLGYGGGHGFDLGGSHGIELGGHGLDLGSSYGGGSSYGGGSDFHGDIKHVTTITKKVPYPVPHPVPYTVEKKVPVPYTVKVPVPVDRPYPVHVPKPYPVTVHKPVPYTVEKPVPYPVKVEVKVPVKVPYPVSVPKPYPVTVNQPYPVHVKVPVVVEKKVPIYVKGHGSFDEHYGGSYGHGGFDFGSFLYDDTVPSTVIVNTTDMKLQGLAVLLLAGLVLAEKKEDTKSAESSDKKQNKRGLFDLGYGGGHGFDLGGSHGIELSGHGLDLGSSYGGGSSYGGGSDFHGDIKHVTTITKKVPYPVPHPVPYTVEKKVPVPYTVKVPVPVDRPYPVHVPKPYPVTVHKPVPYTVEKPVPYPVKVEVKVPVKVPYPVSVPKPYPVTVNQPYPVHVKVPVVVEKKVPIYVKGHGSFDEHYGGSYGHGGFDFGSFHH encoded by the exons ATGAAGCTTCAA GGTCTAGCAGTACTGCTATTAGCAGGTTTGGTTTTGGCCGAAAAGAAGGAAGAAACTAAATCAGCTGAATCTTCCGacaagaaacaaaacaaaagaggTCTCTTCGACTTGGGTTACGGTGGTGGACATGGATTCGATCTTGGAGGAAGTCATGGTATTGAATTAGGCGGACATGGATTGGACTTGGGAAGCAGCTATGGAGGAGGAAGCAGCTTTGGAGGAGGAAGCAGCTATGGAGGAGGAAGCGACTTCCACGGTGACATCAAACATGTTACTACTATCACCAAAAAAGTCCCTTATCCAGTACCACACCCTGTGCCTTACACCGTAGAAAAGAAAGTTCCAGTACCATACACAGTTAAAGTGCCTGTACCAGTAGATCGTCCATACCCAGTGCATGTTCCTAAGCCATACCCAGTCACTGTACACAAGCCAGTACCTTACACTGTAGAAAAGCCAGTACCATACCCAGTCAAGGTTGAGGTCAAAGTTCCGGTCAAAGTACCCTATCCAGTCTCCGTACCAAAACCATACCCAGTAACAGTAAATCAACCATACCCAGTACATGTTAAAGTTCCAGTCGTAGTTGAGAAGAAGGTTCCAATCTACGTCAAAGGTCACGGAAGCTTCGATGAACACTACGGTGGAAGTTACGGTCACGGTGGTTTCGACTTTGGAAGCTTCCATCAT GGTCTAGCAGTACTGCTATTGGCAGGTTTGGTTTTGGCCGAAAAGAAGGAAGAAACTAAATCAGTGGAATCTTCTGacaagaaacaaaacaaaagaggTCTCTTCGACTTGGGTTACGGTGGTGGACATGGGTTCGATCTTGGAGGAAGTCATGGTATTGAATTGGGTGGACATGGATTGGACTTGGGAAGCAGCTATGGAGGAGGAAGCAGCTATGGAGGAGGAAGCGACTTCCACGGTGACATCAAACATGTTACTACTATCACCAAAAAAGTCCCTTATCCAGTACCACACCCTGTGCCTTACACCGTAGAAAAGAAAGTTCCAGTACCATACACAGTGAAAGTGCCTGTACCAGTAGATCGTCCATACCCAGTTCATGTTCCTAAGCCATATCCAGTCACTGTACACAAGCCAGTACCTTACACTGTAGAAAAACCAGTACCATACCCAGTCAAGGTTGAGGTCAAGGTTCCGGTCAAAGTACCCTATCCAGTCTCCGTACCAAAACCATACCCAGTAACAGTAAATCAACCATACCCAGTACACGTTAAAGTTCCAGTCGTAGTTGAGAAGAAGGTTCCAATCTACGTCAAAGGTCACGGAAGCTTCGATGAACACTACGGTGGAAGTTACGGTCACGGTGGTTTCGACTTTGGAAGCTTC TTGTATGATGATACTGTACCATCAACAGTCATTGTTAACACAACAGATATGAAGCTTCAA GGTCTAGCAGTACTGTTATTAGCAGGTTTGGTTTTGGCCGAAAAGAAGGAAGACACTAAATCAGCGGAATCTTCTGacaagaaacaaaacaaaagaggTCTCTTCGACTTGGGTTACGGTGGTGGACATGGGTTCGATCTTGGAGGAAGTCATGGCATTGAATTGAGCGGACATGGATTGGACTTGGGAAGCAGCTATGGAGGAGGAAGCAGCTATGGAGGAGGAAGCGACTTCCACGGTGACATCAAACATGTGACTACTATCACCAAAAAAGTCCCTTATCCAGTACCACACCCTGTGCCTTACACCGTAGAAAAGAAAGTTCCAGTACCATACACAGTGAAAGTGCCTGTACCAGTAGATCGTCCATACCCAGTGCATGTTCCTAAGCCATACCCAGTCACTGTACACAAGCCAGTACCTTACACTGTAGAAAAGCCAGTACCATACCCAGTCAAGGTTGAGGTCAAGGTTCCGGTCAAAGTACCCTATCCAGTCTCCGTACCAAAACCATACCCAGTAACAGTAAATCAACCATACCCAGTACATGTTAAAGTTCCAGTCGTAGTTGAGAAGAAGGTTCCAATCTACGTCAAAGGTCACGGAAGCTTCGATGAACACTACGGTGGAAGTTACGGTCACGGTGGTTTCGACTTTGGAAGCTTCCATCATTAA
- the LOC123309488 gene encoding uncharacterized protein LOC123309488, producing MKLQGFTILMLVKLLSAETFGTAENKQQKRGIFGFGFSGLNLSGYGSKPSGISMSTQSNYGNNHHVQSGVKDTMEIPAHTENMVHVPYPVKVHVPVDRPYPVHVPKPYPVPIVKHVPYPVVKRIPYPVKVPIKVPIKIPVPIIVPKPYPVTIVKKVTVPVKVPYIVEKQVPVSNKNHRGFGTNGGSHRQGGWL from the exons ATGAAGCTGCAA GGATTTACGATACTGATGTTAGTAAAATTGCTTTCGGCTGAGACGTTTGGAACAGCTGAAAACAAACAGCAGAAGAGAGGTATTTTTGGATTCGGATTTAGTGGTCTCAATCTAAGTGGCTATGGTTCTAAACCAAGCGGGATTTCTATGAGCACCCAGAGCAATTATGGAAACAATCACCATGTTCAAAGTGGAGTAAAAGATACCATGGAAATACCCGCTCATACCGAAAATATGGTACATGTACCTTATCCAGTTAAAGTACATGTTCCAGTAGATCGTCCATATCCAGTGCATGTTCCAAAACCTTATCCTGTGCCAATTGTAAAACATGTACCCTATCCGGTTGTTAAACGTATTCCATACCCGGTAAAAGTACCAATTAAGGTTCCTATAAAAATACCTGTGCCAATTATTGTGCCAAAACCATACCCTGTAACGATTGTTAAAAAAGTAACAGTGCCTGTGAAAGTTCCTTATATTGTTGAGAAGCAAGTACCAGTCTCGAACAAAAACCACAGAGGATTTGGTACCAACGGAGGAAGCCACAGACAGGGTGGTTGGTTGTGA